The DNA window TTGTCCGGCCGTGGACGGAAAGTGCAGCGTCATGTTCCACTCTTCGGTGATGTCGGTCCAGGGATAGGCATCGGGCGCGAAGAGGACGAGGCGCTTGGCGCCATTGTCCATGATCGAAGCCTGGCTCCTGGTGTATCCCCACTGCTCGAACAGTTCGTCCATGTCCCGGGGAATGTGCTGGGGATAGGTGTGCGCGGCGACCGCCTGCGGCGACCGGAGCGGATGCGCAGGCGCGTCGGTGAACATGACGATGACGTGGCGGCGCCGGTCCAGCCCTTTCTCCCACGGCGCGCCCATGGCCAGCGCGAGCGCCTCCAGTCCTGACTCGGGGACGTCGCCGCCGCCCGAGGCGCGCAGCCGCCGGATGAACTGGTCGAACTCCGTCGCCTCACCGGGGAACGTCAGGAACTCGGTCTCTTCGATGGCGTCCTCGGCGAAGTCGCCGAAGTCGCGGAACGCGATGACCTTGAGCCGGAGCTGGCTGATCTCCTTGCCCTTCCGGCCCATCACGTGGCTCAGCCGGTCGTGGAAGGTGAGGGCGCTCTTCTTCACCGTGTCGAGGACCGGAGCCATGCTCTCGGTCACGTCGATGCAGAGCACGATGTCCACCGCGTACCGCAGGTTGCCTCGGTAGCCGTCGTCGTTGTTCATGAATGGTTCTCCTTCGTTCTCATACTGATGCGCACTCGTGAGCCCGGCGAGGTCACGGACCGACTGCGCAGCTCGCACATCCTGGAGTCCTTGAGCATCTCCAGGAAGATCGTCATCCCCGGCCGGGCCATGGGGGTCCTGGACGTCATCGCGCTGAGAAGGGCCCGCATGGGCTCGGCCAGCCGGTCGTCGACGCGCAGCTCCGCGCCGGCCAGCACGGCGTCGGCCGGCGACCCGAACCGGTCGTCGAACCCGGGCAGGGAGCCGGTCAGGTAGACGTGTGTCATCAGTCCCAGCGCGAAGACGTCGGTCTTCGTCGTCAGCCACTCCGGCCGCATGCCGGCGTCCCCCTGCACGTAGCGGCGCCACTCAGGAGCCGCGTACACCGAGTCCCCCGTGATGTCCTCCCGCGCCGGCGGACTGCCCGAGACGTAGGCATCGTCGAAGTCGATGAGCTTCGCCGTGTAGAAGGCGCCCGGTCGTCTCCTCCCGACGAG is part of the Nonomuraea coxensis DSM 45129 genome and encodes:
- a CDS encoding vWA domain-containing protein, which produces MNNDDGYRGNLRYAVDIVLCIDVTESMAPVLDTVKKSALTFHDRLSHVMGRKGKEISQLRLKVIAFRDFGDFAEDAIEETEFLTFPGEATEFDQFIRRLRASGGGDVPESGLEALALAMGAPWEKGLDRRRHVIVMFTDAPAHPLRSPQAVAAHTYPQHIPRDMDELFEQWGYTRSQASIMDNGAKRLVLFAPDAYPWTDITEEWNMTLHFPSTAGQGLEELELDEIIDTIANSL
- a CDS encoding protein kinase domain-containing protein — protein: MRAGQLIRGYRITSEPTNSGGGRCMWAFAERGRHEYFIKRFLDPKRPKPGATASAAGVRLRLEVCEEFERRHRAMMERLPRDAPGGGNLVLALDFFLEGVTYYKVTERVHALPLPRPQALTAGEKAVLLRTLGLSVRLLHRIGVVHGDLKPGNVLVGRRRPGAFYTAKLIDFDDAYVSGSPPAREDITGDSVYAAPEWRRYVQGDAGMRPEWLTTKTDVFALGLMTHVYLTGSLPGFDDRFGSPADAVLAGAELRVDDRLAEPMRALLSAMTSRTPMARPGMTIFLEMLKDSRMCELRSRSVTSPGSRVRISMRTKENHS